GGCAAGCTGGATAATAATGTTCACTGCCGGAATGATGGGCCGGAGCTGTGCGCCCGTCAGGCGGTTGAATATTTTCAAAAAAACTACGGGTGGCCCCGGATTCTCATGATAGGCTATCAGCCGGCGCTGGCGGAAGCATTGCATAACGCCTTCTCTGCTGTAACGGTGCTTGACCTGGACCCGGCAAATATAGGCCGGATCAAAAATGGTGTGCTGATAAGGAGCGGCGCTGACGACTTGGGCGCGTCTATTGCAGCTAGTGATGTTATCTTCGCTACTGGCAGCACCATCTGCAATGCCACTATAGATACAATATATAATGCCGCCATACCGCTCGTCCTGTTCGGGACAACCGGCTCCGGGGCTGCCGCGTTGCTTGGTATCCCCCGGTTTTGTCCTGAAGCCACCTGCGGAAGACTAACTTAATGCGCTTGTAGTCTACTTAATATAAAGGCATTTTCAAGGAGTGACATAAATGAAGTTGCAGACGATAAAGGTAGAGGAAGCGGTAGGAAAGGTGCTCAGCCACGATATCACCCAAATCGTGAAGGGAGAAGCCAAGGGAGCGCTTTTTAAAAAAGGGCACATCATAAGGCCGGAAGACGTACCCGAGCTTTTGCGGTTGGGCAAGGAAAATATCTATATCCTAGACCTTGACCATGGTGACGTCCATGAGGACGAAGCCGGTGTGCGCCTGGGCGAAGCTGTCACCGGCGAGTGGGTAACCTGGTCCGGCCCCAAGGAAAGCCGGGTGAACATGCACGCCGCCTGCGACGGGCTGCTGAAAATCAATATTCCCGCCCTGGAAGCGATCAACGAGCTGCCGGACGTGATTTTATCGACCCTGCCCAACAATACGGTGGTCAAAGAAGGCGAACTGCTGGCAGGGACCAAGGTCATACCGCTGGTCGTACCCGAAACAACAGTCACAGCCGCTGAAGACATCTGCCGGCAGGCTGGCGGCTGGGTCATCAAGGTGCTTCCCTTTAAGGAATTAAAAGTGGGCGCGGTCATTACCGGCAGCGAGGTATATAAAAAGCGTATCCGGGACGGTTTCGGACCGGTCATCACCGAGAAAGTGGAAGCGTTCGGTTCAGAGATACTGGGCATAGATTTCGCGCCTGACAACGCTGAAATCATTGCCGCCAAGATCAACAAAATGGCCTCGGAGGGAGCGGATATCATCTTTGTAACAGGAGGCATGTCCGTCGACCCCGACGACGTCACCCCCAACGCCATTCGCCTGGCGGGAGCCAGGGTGGAGAAATACGGCGCCGCCGCGCTGCCCGGCGCGATGTTTATGCTGGCCTACCTGGGGGACGTCCCGATCATGGGAGTGCCGGCCTGCGGGATGTTTTTCAAAATAACCGTCGTGGACTTAATCCTGCCGCGGTTGTTGGCGGGTGAGCGGGTAACCCGCAGGGACATCGTGGCGCTGGCCTGCGGCGGGCTCTGCAGGGCTTGTCCCGAGTGCCGGTATCCCAACTGCACCTTCGGCAAAGGCTCGCACTAACCTGAAAATAACATTGCCAACGACTATTCAGCGAGGCATGTATGGCAAAATAACGCCAAAAATCCAGGGAGGAGGTTATTGGAGTATATGGAAAGCAACCTGGAGCAAGGGATAACCATAGTGACCGTCATAGGCAAGCAAAACCTTCCCGACAGCCTCTTGGGGCAAAAAGCAATATTCAAAAATAACGGTGAAGGGAAAGCAGGGAACCTGGAGCTGGCCTGGCTGGCAGAGCAGGCGGCGGAAATGGTCCAAAGTAACCGGTCCAACGGGATGTTTGAGGTAGCGACCCTGTCCAACCCGGCCAAACCGGAGCAGAGCGCCACAGTTATGATCGCCCCCTACCAGCCGCCGCATGGACTGATCATTTTAGGCGGCGGCCATATAGCCGTGCCGCTGGCAGCTATCGGGAAAATACTGGGGTACCAGGTTACGGTAGTCGACGACCGGCCTGACTTTGCTCACAAAGAGCGTTTTCCCGGGGCCGACAGAGTCATCTGCTGCGACTTCAGCGACATGGAAAGCCACCTGGAGCTGGGGCCGTCAAGCAGTGTGGTAATAATCACCAGGGGCCACCAGCACGACCAGGAATGCCTGCGCCGGTTGATCAAATACCC
This genomic interval from Pelotomaculum schinkii contains the following:
- a CDS encoding Rossmann-like domain-containing protein codes for the protein MEEGRTGSFFSRLQREFARMVDESQLRQAEVKVKAALLSPEDALGATKRQDYVLLKGKERLLQATVMGSKGQAFTGAQGDFTGTLEDVLALPLTDDFQRAVYIATLNAVACHTGKLDNNVHCRNDGPELCARQAVEYFQKNYGWPRILMIGYQPALAEALHNAFSAVTVLDLDPANIGRIKNGVLIRSGADDLGASIAASDVIFATGSTICNATIDTIYNAAIPLVLFGTTGSGAAALLGIPRFCPEATCGRLT
- a CDS encoding molybdopterin-binding protein, yielding MKLQTIKVEEAVGKVLSHDITQIVKGEAKGALFKKGHIIRPEDVPELLRLGKENIYILDLDHGDVHEDEAGVRLGEAVTGEWVTWSGPKESRVNMHAACDGLLKINIPALEAINELPDVILSTLPNNTVVKEGELLAGTKVIPLVVPETTVTAAEDICRQAGGWVIKVLPFKELKVGAVITGSEVYKKRIRDGFGPVITEKVEAFGSEILGIDFAPDNAEIIAAKINKMASEGADIIFVTGGMSVDPDDVTPNAIRLAGARVEKYGAAALPGAMFMLAYLGDVPIMGVPACGMFFKITVVDLILPRLLAGERVTRRDIVALACGGLCRACPECRYPNCTFGKGSH